One part of the Malus sylvestris chromosome 2, drMalSylv7.2, whole genome shotgun sequence genome encodes these proteins:
- the LOC126613992 gene encoding uncharacterized protein LOC126613992 yields MEKKPTWVLTLVTQVSLCFCLYLAFQLGQPRSSVRHGRSERRPLDLYFISVGGGFRPPTRQTHLLKQMEKVAKKYKAEFVVDVSDLGEDDPLMQNGTLHFSTLKVPWYTTRVSEGKGGGYFQKKIKLPYEKTLDVIVVDTGLFQNLTTGSLSEVGNDQLRWLRRTLESTSSNWRVVVGFHPLAICEDGEERMEETQVFESLRSTMTKFEVNAYLSGQGCANSPRSSSLSYIRNPGKMAAGAHLASVHETSASRRKLEDGFFLHRVSSLEIETYFVTSAGEVVHRSVLHQRGKEIM; encoded by the exons ATGGAGAAAAAACCCACTTGGGTTCTTACACTGGTGACGCAGGTGAGTCTGTGCTTTTGTCTCTACCTTGCTTTTCAGCTGGGTCAGCCTCGGAGCTCCGTCCGCCATGGCAGAAGTGAGAGGAGGCCGCTGGATCTTTACTTCATCAGCGTCGGAGGAGGATTCCGGCCTCCCACCCGACAGACCCATCTTCTCAAACAG ATGGAGAAGGTGGCAAAGAAGTACAAGGCAGAGTTTGTGGTGGACGTTAGCGATCTTGGGGAAGATGATCCGCTCATGCAGAAT GGCACCCTCCATTTCTCGACACTGAAAGTTCCCTG GTACACAACCAGAGTTTCGGAAGGAAAAGGAGGAGGTTACTTCCAGAAGAAGATTAAGTTACCTTACGAGAAAACCTTGGATGTCATTGTGGTGGATACTGGATTATTTCAG AATTTGACCACGGGATCATTAAGCGAAGTTGGAAACGATCAGTTACGTTGGCTGAGAAGGACACTAGAGTCAACCAGTAGTAACTG GCGCGTAGTCGTTGGATTCCATCCACTGGCTATTTGTGAAGATGGTGAGGAGAGAATGGAAGAAACGCAAGTTTTCGAGTCTCTACGAAGTACTATGACGAAATTTGAAGTG AACGCATACTTAAGCGGGCAGGGTTGCGCTAACAGCCCCCGATCAAGTAGTCTGAGCTACATCAGGAACCCGGGCAAGATGGCAGCAGGTGCTCATCTTGCTTCCGTACATGAAACATCAGCATCTAGAAG AAAATTGGAAGACGGGTTTTTTCTTCATAGAGTGAGCTCATTAGAGATT GAAACCTACTTCGTTACATCAGCTGGAGAAGTTGTGCATAGATCTGTACTCCATCAGAGAGGAAAGGAGATCATGTAA
- the LOC126614018 gene encoding ABC transporter I family member 1: MSIRKPPLPRLLLNNVSCMRNAQQILRHVNASVHDGGALVLMGTNGSGKSTFLRMLAGFSRPSAGQVLWNGHDITDSGVFHQYKLQLNWLSLKDAVKEKFTVLDNVQWFEVLEGKEGNSLPALELMGLGRLAKDKARMLSMGQRKRLQLARLLAIDRPIWLLDEPSVALDTEGTKLLEYIIAEHRKKGGIVIVATHLPIDIEDATYLRLPPRFPRRMTLVDMLDRSDF, from the coding sequence ATGTCTATCAGAAAGCCTCCGCTTCCCCGTCTCCTTCTCAACAATGTCTCTTGCATGAGGAATGCCCAACAGATCTTGAGACACGTAAATGCCTCAGTTCACGATGGTGGAGCACTTGTGCTGATGGGCACTAATGGCTCGGGCAAGTCTACTTTCCTACGCATGTTGGCAGGATTTTCTCGTCCTTCTGCTGGTCAGGTCCTGTGGAATGGACACGACATCACAGATTCGGGAGTTTTCCACCAGTACAAGCTTCAACTTAACTGGCTCTCCCTTAAAGATGCAGTGAAAGAGAAGTTCACAGTTCTCGACAATGTTCAGTGGTTTGAGGTTCTCGAAGGCAAGGAAGGGAATTCACTGCCGGCTTTGGAGCTGATGGGGCTCGGGAGACTGGCAAAGGACAAAGCGAGAATGCTGTCAATGGGGCAGCGGAAAAGGCTGCAGCTCGCAAGGCTTCTGGCAATCGATAGGCCAATTTGGTTGCTTGATGAGCCTTCGGTTGCATTGGACACTGAAGGGACAAAGCTGCTCGAGTATATCATCGCGGAGCATAGGAAGAAAGGTGGAATTGTGATTGTGGCAACACATCTGCCAATTGACATTGAAGATGCGACGTATTTGAGGCTGCCTCCGAGGTTCCCGAGGAGGATGACTCTCGTAGACATGCTCGATCGTTCGGATTTTTGA
- the LOC126614007 gene encoding glycerophosphodiester phosphodiesterase GDPDL7-like, translated as MIRCLLFVSLLIHSSLAAKPPSEGQKAAPQAQGPPSKKWQTLTGQQPLVIARGGLSGLFPEASTYANNMAKTLSLQGSAFFCNLQLTKDSVGICLSNILLDNTTTISMFYPKGQKTYNVNGKDIRGWFALDFTADQVLNNVSLTQNIYSRPSQFDGILPIATVEDALGAKPDKFWLNVPYDAFYNEHKISMASFVEKAAKFAPIPYISSPEIGFLKAIGGKVNKVRTKLIFQFLDPEETEPTTKQKYSALVKQLGMIKSVAAGILVPKEYIWPVNKNNYVEKATTLVNDAHKEGLEVHASGFANDVILPYNYSFDPTAEYLQFVDNSQFSVDGVLTDFPPTASEAIACFTQNKNETKPKTGFPLIITRNGASGIYPGCTDLAYKQAVEDGADIIDCSVQMSSDGVAFCLDTPDLNSGTNALSQFMTKSETIPELQAEAGVFSFQLSWSDIKSLKPQMQSPYGTKEKIVRNPANKDAGKLVTLNEFLEFAKKNAVTGILINIEYAAYLASKAGLDVVGTVSSALSNATFDKQSTQQVLIESDDTSVLAKFKDAKNYKRVLNIKEKISEATKESVAEIKKYADAVTITKDSIVKITDYFISGTTNVVKEMKAANITVYAHWLRNEFVSLMFDYFSDPITEIASYAQGFKVDGIVTDFPGTASKYMRSPCSDTDPKANVPYPILPVEPGALSGLIGPEALSPAEAPSPALQVSNVVDPPLPGVAKKNDSSSSPGSGSNSGSSDAGSKSPPAPAPSDEKSSAFANGASCCASLVAVTVLLLAN; from the exons ATGATCAGGTGTTTGCTTTTCGTTTCCCTGTTGATCCACTCGTCTTTGGCAGCAAAACCACCAAGTGAAGGACAGAAAGCAGCACCTCAGGCTCAGGGGCCTCCCTCGAAAAAATGGCAGACTTTAACCG GTCAACAGCCTCTTGTTATAGCGCGCGGCGGGCTTTCAGGGCTGTTCCCGGAAGCCAGCACCTACGCGAATAATATGGCAAAGACCCTGAGTTTGCAGGGCTCTGCCTTCTTCTGCAATCTGCAGTTAACGAAGGATAGCGTCGGAATATGCCTGTCGAACATTCTGCTTGATAATACAACAACTATATCTATGTTCTACCCTAAGGGCCAAAAAACTTACAATGTGAACGGGAAGGATATTCGCGGCTGGTTTGCGTTGGATTTCACAGCTGATCAGGTGTTAAACAATGTGTCAC TGACTCAAAACATTTATTCGCGACCAAGTCAGTTCGATGGTATTTTGCCAATCGCTACTGTCGAAGATGCTTTGGGAGCTAAGCCAGATAAATTTTGGTTGAATGTGCCG TATGATGCATTTTACAACGAGCACAAGATCAGCATGGCATCATTTGTCGAAAAGGCAGCCAAATTCGCACCCATACCTTACATCTCATCTCCTGAGATCGGATTCTTGAAAGCCATCGGTGGAAAAGTGAACAAAGTGAGGACAAAGCTCATCTTCCAGTTCCTTGACCCCGAAGAAACAGAACCGACAACCAAGCAAAAGTACAGTGCGCTGGTGAAGCAGCTCGGAATGATCAAGTCAGTTGCAGCCGGAATCCTTGTACCAAAAGAATACATATGGCCtgtaaacaaaaacaattacgTGGAGAAAGCCACGACACTCGTGAATGATGCTCACAAAGAAGGCCTAGAAGTGCATGCTTCCGGTTTTGCCAATGATGTTATTCTCCCTTATAACTACAGTTTTGATCCCACAGCTGAGTACCTGCAGTTTGTCGATAACTCTCAGTTTTCGGTTGATGGTGTGCTGACCGATTTCCCTCCTACAGCATCAGAAGCAATCG CGTGCTTTACGCAGAACAAGAACGAAACCAAGCCTAAGACAG GATTTCCTTTGATCATAACTAGAAATGGAGCTAGTGGAATCTATCCCGGCTGCACAGACCTTGCTTACAAGCAGGCAGTAGAGGATGGGGCTGACATAATCGATTGCTCGGTTCAAATGTCAAGTGATGGTGTTGCCTTCTGCTTAGACACTCCAGACCTCAACTCGGGCACTAACGCATTGAGCCAATTCATGACCAAGAGTGAGACCATCCCCGAACTTCAAGCAGAAGCCGGAGTCTTCTCCTTCCAACTCTCGTGGAGCGATATTAAGAGCTTGAAAC CACAAATGCAGAGCCCCTACGGAACCAAGGAAAAAATAGTCAGAAATCCGGCTAACAAGGACGCGGGCAAACTGGTGACCCTCAATGAATTCCTGGAGTTTGCAAAGAAAAATGCAGTTACTGGAATTTTGATCAACATTGAG TATGCTGCATACCTAGCATCAAAGGCAGGACTAGACGTTGTGGGAACTGTATCCTCTGCCTTGAGCAATGCCACATTCGACAAGCAATCCACTCAGCAAGTGTTGATCGAGTCGGATGACACTTCCGTGCTGGCCAAGTTTAAAGACGCGAAAAACTACAAGCGAGTGCTCAACATCAAGGAGAAGATAAGCGAAGCAACCAAGGAATCTGTGGCGGAGATCAAGAAGTACGCAGATGCAGTAACCATCACCAAGGATTCGATCGTCAAGATCACCGATTACTTCATTTCTGGCACGACCAACGTCGTCAAGGAAATGAAGGCCGCGAACATCACTGTGTACGCCCACTGGCTGAGGAACGAGTTCGTCAGTCTCATGTTCGATTATTTCTCAGACCCCATCACTGAGATTGCTTCATACGCTCAAGGGTTCAAGGTTGATGGCATTGTCACCGATTTCCCCGGAACTGCCAGCAAATATATGA GATCCCCATGCAGTGATACGGACCCCAAGGCCAACGTCCCGTATCCAATCTTGCCAGTTGAACCAGGTGCACTGTCGGGTCTGATCGGCCCCGAGGCATTGTCTCCGGCGGAAGCCCCGAGCCCGGCTCTTCAGGTCTCGAATGTGGTTGACCCACCGCTCCCCGGAGTGGCGAAGAAGAACGACTCCAGCTCCAGCCCCGGCTCCGGCTCCAACTCGGGTTCATCTGATGCAGGCTCCAAATCTCCACCTGCTCCTGCACCTTCTGATGAAAAGTCAAGTGCTTTTGCGAATGGGGCCAGTTGCTGTGCTTCTCTAGTTGCTGTAACGGTGCTTTTGCTGGCGAATTAA
- the LOC126614019 gene encoding VAMP-like protein YKT61, which yields MKITALLVLKCNPDESDPIILANASDTSHFGYFQRSSVKEFIVFVGRTVARRTPPGQRQSVKHEEYKVHAYNSNGLCALGFMDDHYPVRSAFSLLNQVLDEYQKNFGDSWRTAKQDGTQPWPYLSAALTKFQDPAEADKLLKIQRELDETKIILHKTIDSVLARGERLDSLVEKSSDLSAASQMFYKQAKKTNQCCTIL from the exons ATGAAGATCACGGCTTTGCTGGTCCTCAAGTGCAATCCAGACGAATCCGATCCCATCATCTTGGCCAACGCCTCAGATACCAGTCACTTCGGCTACTTCCAGAGGTCCAGCGTCAAGGAGTTCATCGTCTTCGTCGGTCGCACCGTCGCCAGACGCACCCCGCCCGGCCAACGCCAGTCCGTCAAGCATGAAG AGTATAAAGTACATGCTTACAACAGCAATGGTCTCTGTGCGCTGGGCTTTATGGATGATCACTATCCCGTTCGAAGTGCATTTTCTCTGCTCAACCAG GTGCTAGATGAATATCAGAAAAATTTTGGTGATTCTTGGAGGACTGCAAAACAGGATGGCACACAACCATGGCCTTATTTGAGTGCGGCTCTGACGAAATTCCAG gATCCTGCAGAGGCTGATAAGTTGTTGAAAATACAAAGGGAATTGGATGAAACAAAAATTATCCTT CATAAGACTATTGATAGTGTGCTTGCACGAGGTGAGAGACTGGACAGTTTAGTTGAGAAGAGTTCAGATCTTAGTGCAGCATCGCAG